One window of the Nitrospirota bacterium genome contains the following:
- a CDS encoding 2,3-diketo-5-methylthiopentyl-1-phosphate enolase translates to MKVIATYQIPASRCPDPDKRGRGIALGMTIGSWSGISSAQQDRQSRYAGVYLGSENVFLNSEEKVQLRIGFPISNFPVRLSEILVAVFGKLSMDGEIKLVDLFFPSEMAKEFPGPKFGIEGVRKHLRQFHRPLLMSIFKSGFDLSPEEYAEAFGEQVSGGVDIVKDDEINFDEKDRLERVKHCRKVIDDISRNENRQVLYAVNLSAPPSKLIETACHLVDEGANALLVNVLAYGWNVMQELAEHSKINVILLAHPALAGCFYPSSRHGISAPLLLGSLMRMSGADLALFPSPYGNVSLPKDDALEIAGRLSEKSMFKSSFPVPSAGIHPGMIPQMMIDFGKDVVVNAGGGIHHHPSGTRNGAKAFLDAINGLSEGIEINRIAEKSPALKEALSIWKSC, encoded by the coding sequence ATGAAAGTCATCGCGACTTACCAGATTCCGGCTTCCCGGTGTCCGGATCCGGATAAACGAGGACGGGGAATAGCCCTGGGAATGACCATTGGCTCCTGGAGCGGCATTTCGTCCGCCCAGCAAGATCGGCAATCCCGATATGCCGGCGTTTATCTCGGTTCTGAAAATGTATTTTTGAATTCGGAAGAAAAAGTTCAATTAAGAATCGGATTTCCGATATCGAATTTCCCTGTTCGACTCAGTGAGATTCTAGTTGCCGTTTTCGGAAAGCTTTCCATGGACGGAGAGATCAAACTGGTCGATCTCTTTTTTCCCAGTGAAATGGCCAAAGAATTTCCAGGTCCGAAATTTGGAATCGAGGGAGTCCGGAAACACTTAAGACAGTTCCACCGGCCCCTCCTGATGAGCATATTTAAAAGCGGATTTGATCTTTCTCCGGAAGAATATGCCGAGGCTTTTGGAGAGCAGGTGAGCGGTGGTGTCGATATCGTGAAAGACGACGAAATCAATTTTGACGAGAAAGACCGGCTTGAAAGAGTGAAACATTGCCGGAAGGTCATCGATGATATCTCACGGAACGAAAATCGTCAGGTCCTTTACGCCGTGAATTTGTCAGCCCCGCCCAGTAAATTAATAGAAACAGCGTGCCACCTGGTGGACGAAGGAGCGAACGCCCTGCTGGTGAACGTGCTGGCCTACGGCTGGAATGTCATGCAGGAGTTGGCAGAGCATTCAAAAATAAATGTCATTTTGTTAGCGCATCCCGCACTGGCAGGATGCTTTTACCCTTCTTCGCGGCATGGCATTTCCGCTCCGCTGCTGCTGGGGAGTTTGATGAGAATGTCGGGTGCGGACCTGGCCTTGTTTCCATCGCCCTATGGAAACGTTTCGTTGCCTAAAGACGATGCGCTTGAAATCGCCGGACGGCTCTCGGAAAAATCGATGTTTAAAAGTTCCTTTCCGGTCCCTTCAGCGGGGATTCATCCCGGTATGATTCCGCAAATGATGATCGATTTTGGCAAAGACGTTGTGGTCAATGCGGGAGGAGGCATACATCATCACCCTTCCGGTACCCGCAACGGGGCGAAGGCTTTTCTCGATGCCATCAATGGACTCAGCGAAGGGATTGAGATTAACCGCATCGCAGAAAAGTCACCTGCTCTAAAAGAGGCTCTCTCCATTTGGAAGTCATGTTAA
- a CDS encoding phosphate ABC transporter substrate-binding protein gives MKKTVLYLLFMLAMFPGPALPTGDEEIVIIVSPENRRNKILDAELKSIYLGEKKEWEDGKGIIPVDLDEADPLREKFDITYLNKSLSSLKYYWVQQIFTGRGVPPLELKNEQLVKEYVASHPGSIAYIHARNLDATIRKVQITGDR, from the coding sequence ATGAAAAAAACCGTTCTTTATCTCCTGTTTATGTTAGCCATGTTTCCTGGTCCGGCATTGCCGACGGGGGACGAAGAGATCGTCATCATCGTTTCGCCTGAAAATCGGCGAAACAAGATTCTCGATGCGGAACTCAAATCCATTTATCTCGGTGAAAAAAAGGAATGGGAAGACGGCAAGGGAATTATTCCGGTGGATCTCGATGAAGCGGATCCGTTACGTGAAAAATTCGATATCACTTATTTGAACAAATCTCTTTCGAGTTTAAAATATTATTGGGTTCAACAGATTTTTACCGGACGCGGCGTCCCCCCTTTAGAATTGAAAAACGAACAGCTCGTCAAGGAATATGTCGCTTCCCATCCCGGTTCAATCGCCTATATTCACGCCAGAAATCTCGATGCCACTATCAGGAAGGTCCAGATAACCGGAGACCGATAG
- a CDS encoding diguanylate cyclase: protein MKILLIEDNLDQQLLIRRACEQALPEYAIEAAKEGVAALDYLENNRVDAVVLDYSLPTMTGLEVLGQIHLKYPGTPVIMVTGQGAESIAVEAMKLGAYDYIIKTGHYFENIPRVIQKAIEKSQLKEKLEKSSLRLRKLQEVSLSLTSERNLETLANMLVKGVSDLLECEGSILFLIDPQSAQINFTSSFGVDMAWAAFNSKIDTIGLLGTSYLNRKPFITDSPEKDPFWNETPEIKPMPKQLISVPLIQQGKIGGVLVGLNRNNGLGFTQEDLDALLTLTINAGVAFDNARFIQEKEKQAVTDSLTGLNNRLEFQKRFSIEYERSLRNQSPFSLLMIDIDHFKRINDTYGHPSGDSVIIETVNRIQGCIRNFDLMARYGGEEFVVILPESDGSQAKLVADRVLKAVNGGHFLLPHEVREHLSVSIGIASFPHDSGGTEGLINAADEALYYCKKNGRNRICKYQDIVKAS from the coding sequence TTGAAGATTTTGTTGATAGAAGACAATCTAGATCAGCAGCTTTTGATCAGAAGGGCGTGCGAGCAGGCTCTTCCGGAATATGCCATTGAAGCGGCGAAAGAGGGTGTCGCGGCTTTGGACTATTTGGAAAATAATCGGGTTGATGCGGTTGTACTGGATTACAGTCTCCCTACCATGACAGGGCTGGAAGTCCTGGGTCAAATCCATCTGAAATATCCCGGAACTCCCGTTATTATGGTGACTGGACAGGGGGCGGAATCGATTGCGGTCGAAGCCATGAAACTGGGAGCGTACGATTATATTATCAAGACGGGACATTATTTTGAGAATATTCCGCGAGTCATTCAAAAGGCCATTGAGAAAAGTCAACTTAAAGAGAAACTGGAGAAATCCTCTCTCAGACTCAGGAAGTTGCAGGAAGTTTCATTGTCCCTGACTTCTGAAAGAAATCTGGAGACACTGGCCAATATGCTGGTCAAAGGAGTTTCCGACCTGCTGGAATGTGAGGGAAGCATCCTTTTCTTAATCGATCCCCAAAGCGCTCAGATCAACTTTACCTCCTCCTTTGGCGTGGATATGGCATGGGCCGCTTTTAATTCGAAAATAGACACAATCGGACTCCTTGGCACTTCATATCTTAACCGGAAACCTTTCATAACGGATAGCCCTGAAAAGGATCCTTTCTGGAATGAGACGCCCGAGATCAAACCAATGCCGAAACAGCTCATTTCGGTCCCGCTGATTCAGCAGGGGAAAATTGGAGGAGTCCTTGTCGGCCTGAATCGAAATAATGGTTTGGGATTTACTCAGGAAGATCTGGATGCGCTGTTGACATTGACGATTAACGCAGGTGTCGCTTTTGACAACGCCCGTTTTATTCAAGAGAAGGAAAAGCAGGCCGTTACGGATAGTCTGACCGGACTGAATAACAGACTGGAATTTCAAAAACGATTTTCAATTGAATATGAGAGAAGCTTAAGAAACCAGAGCCCATTTTCGCTGCTGATGATCGATATTGATCATTTTAAGAGAATTAATGATACCTATGGTCATCCCTCCGGCGATTCGGTCATTATCGAGACCGTGAATAGAATCCAGGGATGTATTCGGAATTTTGATTTGATGGCTCGATATGGTGGAGAGGAATTTGTGGTTATTTTGCCGGAATCTGACGGGAGTCAGGCGAAGCTTGTCGCCGATCGTGTTTTGAAGGCGGTCAACGGAGGACATTTCCTATTACCTCATGAGGTCCGCGAGCACCTTTCAGTCAGCATCGGAATCGCATCCTTTCCACATGATTCCGGGGGAACAGAAGGGCTAATCAATGCGGCCGATGAGGCCCTCTATTATTGCAAAAAAAATGGAAGAAACAGAATTTGCAAATATCAGGATATTGTCAAAGCCTCTTAG
- a CDS encoding response regulator — translation MNKNMEILLVEDNPDHAELTLRALKDENFPCRIQWLKNGQEALDYLLFIEKNKMSQLPHFILLDIKLPKLNGLEVLKKVKENDNLKNVPIIMLTTSDRSEEIIGCYQLGVNSFIVKPVKFEEFYEKVRSIKEYWTKINRGPESA, via the coding sequence ATGAATAAGAATATGGAAATACTTCTTGTTGAAGACAATCCCGACCACGCCGAATTGACCCTTCGAGCTTTAAAAGATGAGAATTTTCCCTGCCGGATTCAGTGGCTGAAAAATGGACAGGAGGCACTGGATTACCTGCTCTTCATTGAAAAAAATAAAATGTCCCAACTGCCCCATTTCATTCTACTTGATATTAAGCTTCCCAAATTAAACGGTCTGGAAGTTCTTAAAAAGGTTAAGGAAAATGACAATCTTAAGAATGTTCCCATTATCATGCTTACGACTTCAGACCGGTCCGAAGAGATCATCGGCTGCTACCAGTTAGGGGTCAACAGTTTTATTGTAAAGCCTGTCAAATTTGAAGAATTCTATGAGAAAGTCCGGTCGATTAAAGAATATTGGACCAAGATCAATAGAGGACCGGAGAGCGCTTGA
- a CDS encoding HAD family hydrolase has protein sequence MKKYQVVIFDLFGTLVHFDVSRLPLFEFQNEEIRCTTQPLYELAFQTQNGYSVDFFHQTLTDIIFRLRNEKSLRLKEFSCLTRMKILLSHLRFPENNETERLAFQMKETHMRWMKQCVYLPEGYRPFMEKLTPLRIGLLSNFDDTTTGKQILDELDLSRFFHTILFSEEAGMIKPHADLFGQIVARMGVTPSDVLFVGDTPEADILGPKKLGMGTAWINPGQYPFPDVGQSPDIEIKTITELESYVQI, from the coding sequence ATGAAAAAATATCAGGTGGTTATATTCGACCTCTTCGGAACGCTTGTCCATTTCGATGTCTCCAGGCTCCCCCTTTTCGAGTTTCAAAATGAGGAAATACGCTGTACAACGCAGCCTCTGTATGAACTGGCATTCCAGACTCAAAATGGCTATTCGGTAGATTTCTTTCACCAGACACTTACCGATATTATTTTCCGTCTCAGAAATGAAAAGTCGCTACGGCTGAAAGAATTCAGTTGTTTAACCCGAATGAAGATCCTGTTAAGCCACCTGCGTTTTCCTGAAAACAACGAGACTGAAAGACTCGCATTTCAGATGAAAGAAACCCATATGAGGTGGATGAAGCAGTGCGTCTATCTGCCCGAGGGATATCGTCCATTTATGGAAAAATTGACGCCTCTTCGAATCGGACTTTTGTCCAATTTTGACGACACCACGACGGGCAAACAGATTCTGGATGAACTGGACCTGTCCCGATTCTTTCACACCATCCTGTTTTCAGAAGAAGCCGGTATGATTAAACCTCATGCCGATCTTTTCGGTCAGATCGTGGCGAGAATGGGAGTGACCCCCTCGGATGTCTTATTTGTAGGTGATACTCCGGAAGCTGATATACTTGGACCTAAGAAACTGGGGATGGGAACGGCCTGGATCAATCCGGGTCAATACCCGTTTCCGGATGTGGGACAGTCTCCCGACATCGAAATAAAAACAATTACGGAACTTGAATCGTATGTTCAAATCTAA
- a CDS encoding VOC family protein: MFNKINYITLVVKDMQKSISFYKEVLGLTVKMNMPQWAEFEMEGTSLALTPETAETKIDPMNNDSGISLGFQVKDLDRTYSDLRKKGATFPMPPMDQGYGFSATFEDPNGYKITLTQSKW, from the coding sequence ATGTTTAATAAGATCAATTACATCACACTTGTCGTGAAAGATATGCAAAAATCCATCTCGTTTTACAAGGAAGTACTCGGCCTTACGGTCAAAATGAACATGCCGCAATGGGCCGAGTTCGAAATGGAAGGAACCTCTCTCGCGCTAACTCCTGAAACGGCTGAAACCAAGATTGACCCCATGAATAATGATTCGGGCATTTCCCTGGGGTTTCAGGTTAAAGACCTGGACCGAACCTATTCCGATCTGAGAAAAAAAGGGGCAACGTTTCCCATGCCTCCCATGGATCAAGGTTATGGTTTTTCGGCCACTTTTGAGGACCCCAATGGATACAAAATCACACTGACCCAGTCCAAATGGTAA